ATTCTTAGTCCATTGTCGGCGAAAAAATTTGTGGATTGTGGACTAATTCAAACCATGCTCTAAAAAGACATGATATTTCAAAAGCTCATGACTCCGTGAAGCGGTTTGATTTGACAACAAGGATGAGACTACTATTCAGCGCTGCTAGTAATTGTTTCTGGCATAGCGGAAGAATGATGTTCTGCTATTAGCCATTTATTACCGACTCGATTATAGACAAAGGTGTATCTTGCTGGAACTTCCTGAATTTGATCATTATTTACGACTGTAAATGTATATGTCCCTGAATCAATAGCGACACCGCAATAAAGGCGAATACTGCGGTAATTAATTTTGCCTACAGGTTTCTGTTGCAAGAATTTTACAAAGTAGTCCTGAATTTCTTCATGATTTCGTCGCACTTGGTTGGAAACTGTGGGCAACAAAATAGCATTTCTGGCATAATTCTGAGTCACTAAATTTGGATCTCCAGTCTGTAAAGACCTGTTCCATCGGTCGAAAAGTCCGGCGATTTCTGGTCTAGTGACTTTGGGGCAGTTAGTTTGTGCTTGCACAGGAGTTGGTGGCACAATACTTGCAAAAGCAAGTGCTGCACTAAAAAATGATAATAGGGCAGACCGAGTAATTGTCATTTTCATAACTTTCTGATGTTGAGGCGACAGTGAACTGTGAACACTTTCACTAAACTGTGCAAGGGGGTAAGATTAGAAAAATTTTATAGCGAATCAAACTAGAAGTTTGATTGAATTACTATAGGACTCATATTTGATTTATGAACAGACACGTAGGGTATGTTAGCAGGGAGAGTACGGCACCAAAACCTTAATAATGGTGCGTTACAGACTTCATCCTAACGCACCCT
This genomic interval from Nodularia sp. LEGE 06071 contains the following:
- a CDS encoding SgcJ/EcaC family oxidoreductase, producing MKMTITRSALLSFFSAALAFASIVPPTPVQAQTNCPKVTRPEIAGLFDRWNRSLQTGDPNLVTQNYARNAILLPTVSNQVRRNHEEIQDYFVKFLQQKPVGKINYRSIRLYCGVAIDSGTYTFTVVNNDQIQEVPARYTFVYNRVGNKWLIAEHHSSAMPETITSSAE